A genomic stretch from Physeter macrocephalus isolate SW-GA chromosome 12, ASM283717v5, whole genome shotgun sequence includes:
- the LOC102989576 gene encoding 60S ribosomal protein L36-like: MALRYPMAVGLNRSHKVTKNVSKPRHSRRHRRLTMHTKFVRDMIQEVCGFASYERRAMELLKVSKDKWAFKFIKKRVGGHICAKRKREELSNVLAAMRKAAAKKD, encoded by the coding sequence ATGGCTCTGCGCTACCCCATGGCTGTGGGCCTCAACAGGAGCCACAAGGTGACCAAGAATGTGAGCAAGCCGAGGCACAGCCGCCGCCACAGGCGCCTCACCATGCACACCAAGTTTGTGCGGGACATGATCCAGGAGGTGTGCGGCTTCGCCTCTTATGAACGGCGGGCCATGGAGCTGCTCAAAGTCTCCAAGGACAAGTGGGCCTTCAAGTTCATCAAGAAAAGGGTGGGGGGACACATCTGTgccaagaggaagagagaggagctgAGCAATGTCCTGGCCGCCATGAGGAAGGCAGCAGCCAAGAAGGACTGA